aaagattcatattctctctctcaaaaaaaaaaaaaaagaaacaaaatgagcaCAAGTTGGGTAtcgtggtgcacacctatgatcccagctactcaggagattgagacaggatGATTGAAAGTTTGGTATCAGCATggataatttagcaagactctatctcaaactacaaagggctggggaatatagTTCAATGGTCAAGAGCAccactggttcaatccccaatatcaaaacacaaaacaaaaaattgagcaaaaatattttcatactgCATCATGCAATAGAACAAAGAAATAaggaagctgagcatggtggcacacacctgcaatctaAGCAGctcaggctgagacaggaagattgagttcaaagccaccctcagcaatggtgaggtgctaagcaactcagtgagaccctgtctctaacaaaatacaaaactggactggggatgtgtctcagtggttgagtgctcctgagttcaattcaatccctggtattaaaaacaaacaacaacaacaacaaaaaaacagaaagaaataagaaaaacaccaGGCTTATTctttggctgtgtgtgtgtgtgtgtggtgctgggtgttgaacccaaggcttcttgcatgagaggcaaatgctctattactgaaccacatccctagcccccatcAGGCTTATTTTGAAATTccaaagaaatacaattttttaccTCACCTAGCCAGAGTGTTCTCTAttgtgaaaggtttttttttttttttttccacatctagTTGAAACTCCCATCATGGCACATGCGTGTAttaagaaattcattttgaagacTCAGCTTACATGGCCACATAGACAGAGAAGTCTAAAACCCCAAGAACAGGTGGAGCTGGAGGGTTGGGCCGTGTTGGATGCTGCATAACATAtgtaaaagacttaaaaaacagcTGCATGATTATTTTTTAGGTTATGAATTTAAATTACttccttataatttttaagtCCTATGAGATAAAATATACTTAGGATTATTAATTGGGAAGTATCTCTTATATACTCACCTAAAGCTATCTGCaacttttcagattttgaatcAATCTTTGATACTGTTAGGTACATATTGTATAAGCAATTGATGGCTTAACTGAAGGCCCTGCGTGCCTGTCTcaagtactgggaatcaaacccagggacattttaccacttagctacattcccagccctttttgttttcagacagcgtcttgctaaattgcagagtctggtctcaaacttgcaatcctcctgcctcagcctcccaagtagctgggattacaggtatgtgatGGCGCTCAGCCCCTGCATGTTTTTATAAACTATCTTAGGTTTTACTCGTAATTTTCTAACAATTTCTACAACTACATAATTTACTATTAATCCATCTAAAAACTAGTTCTCTTTAATGCAAGAACTCAAGCTGTTTTAAATTCATCAGGCCAAACTTAAAAGCTCAGATCctataaaaattgttaaaaatttgtCTTGTTAGACATTTAATTCTGATTTCAGatgactaattttattttttaattgatacataggAGTACATATTTGTGAGGATACAATGTGCTAGTTTCTTTTTTGACCTTAGAAAGGTAATTTatctaattcattcattttgcaCTTTCTGAATACAAAGTAGATATGAATACATTCATatctaattttttcttaattatcatCTTGCTTTTCTGCCATAGCAAACTGCAACTGCCATTCATCATGAAATCTGCAATATACCTTCTTCCAGTTTCTTTTTGTTAGCTGTTACTGATGTACTAGCTTCTCCATCTCTACTTATTCTTTTTTCAGTatgtcttcattttaaatttaaaaatttgttgatattcatgtgaaaactagaaaaataattataatcaaaataaGCATTTCAATTTAATCAGCAATTGATTTACATAAGTATCACTATAATTCCTGTAGTCTGCATAATACGTTCAGGAAAAACATGGTATAACGTTACATCAttgtagaaaaaataatttgtattgatCTGTCTGTTGTCAGACTTAATTAGTGATATGTTTATATGTAATATTAGAAATGATACAGAAGTTTGACAAGCATACTACAATCATATTTTTATGCAAGGTAACAAAGGAAAATGTGTTCCCAAAAAAGttatgcagaaaaatattttatgttgcttCAGTTTTTAcaagattaaaattaaataattcttaCTTCCTTAGTCCTAACGAACTCATCTCAAGTGCCTAATAGTCAGTCACTGAAGCTAGTGGCTACAATACTGTATAGTGCAggtataaaaatgagaaagactaGAGCTAAAAGGCTTAGTTTTTAtcccatttctcttttatttgataaaaCCTTCAAGGTTTAGAACTTAGAtgtgagtcacttttttttttgtatccttaTTTAATGTAAAACAGTGCAAAAAGTGTAAATGGTTGGAAGTTCTATATAAGACTTTTTGGAATATATAATGACCCATTCTAGCAGACATGGGTCAAACTCTAAAAATTTACAGTTCTAAAAAACAATTATCATCAGCTTTATCTCTTTAAGGAATGTCATTTAAACAGCAAAATGCTGATAATAGTTTAACTGGCTTTCAAAAACACTTTTAAGTATGTAAAGGATGTGTGGCACAAAACTTAcaaatgataaaaacataaaGGATATTTTTTACTGTAAGTTTCTTATAGCCAGCTAATTCTCATAGAAgacttttgttgatttttgccGAACTCTTGTATCTGTGGCCAATCTATGGTTGCAATTTGACCAAGATTTTACAAATGGAGTTGCATCCCAATCTGCTAATTCCTTCCCCAATAAATTTATTGTCATTAAATCAGATATGTGATCTATTGTTAAACTATTTCTCACCCTTGTACAAATTATATTCATCAAACTGAAACCTCTTTCAGCTTCAGCATTATTGACTGCGATAGTGCTAACTATCTTCTTAGCTTTTTGTATAGTTGTAGGAATTGAAACATTAtctgattttatattattatttataaattcctGAAAATCATTCaaatcaattttgtattttaaaatttcacacaaatgagataattttttttcaccagCTGTCCATGGTAAAGTCATTTCTTCATAAGGCCATGTGGAAGGTTCTAgcaaatcaaaataattaaaaatactttcatcaTGGTTTCTATCAGAAAAAAGGCGTAAGTTCATGTGTTGAATTATATTTTCTAGCAACATATTCCTAGGAAGAGcattaaatttattattcttaCTAAATGGAATATCTCTAAACTTCTCTGACTTAATCAAATCTTCAACCTGTGATTCATATTTTCcagtatcaatttttaaattttccaaagaTCTTATGGTTCGTTTGATCAATTTTTGTGCTTTCTGAATATTAGTTGATCTTGACTGTAATGCAGTTGAAAGCAGGGAAAATTCTTCAAGAATGTCAATCATCAAAGCAAGGTCTTGTAAAAAATTAGTATTAGCTAACCTCTCTGCCAAACCAgaataagaattagaaaaatgcatatataatacAGGATATGCACGCCATACAGCAGTAGCAGCTTGTAAACTACATGCAGCCCATCTTGGTCCCATTACCCGaccaattttaataatttcaatttcAAGGTCTTTAGCTACAGATCCTAATAGCTTGGTTTGATTTGTATTAGGTTGAtgataaagagaataaattttatcAAGAAATATCTTAAAATGATTAACTTGTTTTATTTCAGATACTGAATCATCAAGTGACAATTGCAATCGATGGTTTAAACAGTTCCACATaatgatttcaggaaatttttcTAACAATTTTGTACCTATACCAGACTTTCTTCCCAGAATCAGGTTAGCACCATCAGAACAAAATGCAATTAAATTtgctttcaaatattcatttgtaaaGCCATAATCATTTAAAGTAgtcaataatgtatttaaaatgtactcTGCTGTTGTTGATACTAATTCTTTTAAAGCAACAAATAATGTAACAGGTGCAGGAGCTGACTGAATTGCGCACTGGAGATAAATCACAAGGGTGCTTTTCTTTGAAACTGTAGATGCCTCATCAATTATGATACAGATTTTGGCTTTCTCTTCAATGATATTCTTAAATATcttcatcttcatttcttttgcaaTATGTTCTGCTATTCTTGTTGCACTGTAGCGGGTATTTAAACAATTGACCTCTCCATTTTTCTCCTGTAATTCTATTGCCCCTTCAATATCAGATAAAGGTCTATTATGTTTTACTAAACTGTAAACAGTATTGAAAACTTTTACAGTagcatcaatatttttattattttgtttaggcACTATATTAGAAATTGAATCATTAACCGATTCCTTTAATAAATCTTGAATTTTACCATGAGCTTTAGATATATCATGCTCCCTAATTTTTTTCCGCAAAGAAGCTTGTCTGGTAGTTTTATTACTGCCATTAGGGGTTACTAAATATGAAATCCATTCCTTGGATACATGGACATGCTTTTCTGCTTTCGATCCCAAATGTCGAACTGTTGAACAATCCTTACATCCTAATTTACCTTCTTTAATTTCAAGCCACTTATACTGTTCTGTAAACATAAATGCTTGTTTTTCATTCCAACAATCTGGAAGCATAAGattatctatttcttcctttgatgaACATGATGGCTTTTGTTCAATGATTGGTTGTTCAATACATTCTAAATTTGGTTCCTTTGACTTAGACAGTCCACAATGATTTTTGTTCCTATcattactttctgtgtctgttttaGCCTTCTTCACATTTAAAAAGTGCAAGATGTCACCCTGTCGTTTTGGCATTTTAGGAAATAgaacctgaaaaataattttgcatgtATAAGTAAAATTCATGATAACATTTGAAAGGCTAATGTAAAATGTTCTcttagtaatttatttaaataattttagaaataaaatttaaactaaaatgcTTACCTTGATGTTCATTTTTACCTATAACTTCAATGTCACTTGCTATTTCTTGAAAAATCCactatcagattttaaaaaacgTCTATTGCCAACAACAGTAGTACAAAATCTGACTATGAATGTTTCATTATGATCCAATTCAGTCAGAAACACAGGTCACATGATTTGCAAATGAGTGTAATTCCAATATGAAGAGTGGGTGGTATTTTCATTTACaagaataaataagatgaaaatgaaacaatgaagaCATATATTAGACTTCCATTCATTTTTCAATGACAACATTAAATCTTTGCTGAATTAACAGTTTTCAATATCATAAGGCAATTTCCTCAATTTATTGTGCTACACACATTTTAGCAGTTAAGAAGAGTCATATCACATTCTGAAATTTAATCTGGattaacattttatcttttgAGTTTAGACCACCAACAAATAACAAATCAAGCCCTGATTTCTATTTTCCCAATTACCATGAGGTAAATACTCCTTTTTTGTGGTACCAGCACACTACCTAGTGTGGCATTTCTATCCAACAGACACAACAGATGCAAATAACTTCAAGTATACAGATGCTAGGATATGATGAGTTTGAGTATTAGGTTAAATGTAATGATAATGTAtaccatatatttatatactttaattttGAATAACGGCTATGTTTATAATCAACTCACGAAATTCCAGAAAAATCTAACAATAGATTCTTATAATACAGTTCAAGGACCTCCAGCACACTATTACACTTACTAGAAGAACTGAAACAGAAATATAATGTGCTTACATCACTATGGTGCATGTTAGACTCTTCATCATCACCACAAACCAGATCAATGTATTCAAGAACAGGTCTCGACAGTCCTTCCTAAAAAAGAGAGTGGTAAATTTATGTCATTAACAATCAATTAAACTCACATTTACAATCAGTggggagtttttgtttgttttaattaaaatttgcaaaaattacTCTGAATAAGAAATCTTGCAAATGGCATAgtataaacagaaacaaaagaggCACAGGAAAAAGagagtaaataaatatgtaataatgacAAAAGCCAGCCACAAAGAGCTTAAATGTACACAGAGGAATAAAGCCATGTGGCTTCCTTTCGGAACGGGCAACAGTACAGAGAGAGTATTAAAAAAGACACGGATTTAATAGTACAGCATTTTAAAACTGGAACAGTTATCAATAATGTTTGAGATACCATAAGCTCAATgattcttccctccccccccttttttttgtttgtagatgaataaaatacttttattttatttatttatttttatgtgatgctgaggatcaaacctaatgcctgacccatgctaggcaagtgctctaccactgagctacaaccctagccaaAATTCATGAATTTCTTCACCCATACTACCCCTAAACTGTTAAACatcaaactaatttttttctatcctttctttACATACACAATACTTTTCTTCATAGATGAGGCCATAAATATCTCAAGTTAAAATATTAGACTTTATTCAAGGACAAAAGATCAACAAATAATGTTAAGATAGGAATATTATGAGAACTCTGTTTCAAGAAGATTGATCATATAGGAGAGTACTGAGCAAATACAAGTAAGATAATCCAAATAATCAATCCAAGAAAAGGCTAATATGGTACTAAAGTAAGGTGATGGCAAGGAGAACAATGAGGAAatatacgttttttttttttctaaatgcataCTATAGttcaataaaatttatatcaaCGATAAGAGCTCTTTTTGTATTCCCCAATCAATTTTGTCATTCCTTTATTTCAGTATATTATGTTTAATTTGGGGCTGAATACTTAGCAGACCACAAAAAGGATGCTGTGCCACAATGTAGAATAAAATCTAGGGgggtgaaaaaaatcaagatttatatgaaacaactaagaaataaaaatcagaatatcaAGAATTAACATATTAACATTCTTTTCTGTATCTGTATAACCCTTAAGCAAAGAACTAAATCCAGCAGCATATAATCCGTAATGGATagtactataaaaaatatttttaaaaaagcaaaagcataTCCTAGTGGACTATAGGATGGTATTACAGAATAAAGTAATAGATTCTGTatctaaatgcattttaaaatagaattaaagtcAATTGTCTTTTTCTTGGCACCATTTAAATGcaacaggagggctggggattcaTTCAGCATGCTTTGaggtcctgggttagatccccacacaaaaaataatagtGACAATAATAACAATGCACAAATGCAACCggaatttttttaagtactttctGATATGCAATTTCCTTTACAGCATATCATTTATTTCCCATCTGAGTCTATCAAGTCTTTGATCCTCTATTTGGAACAGGATAAAATATGAGGTTCTCATCTATTCAAGACTTTGTATGCAAAGATGCAAATGATTCTCTACATTTAAAGCATATCAACCCTCCATATCCATGGGTTCCATAtctatggattcaaccaaccatggattgataatatttttcataaaataaagcttttttaatCAAAAAGTGTCCACACCGAACacgtaaagatttttttcttatcattattccccATACAATGTAACAACTACTtacatagaatttacattgtgtttgttattatttgaaatctagagatgatttataCCTATAGGAGATTGCGCAGAGGTTATAGGGGAATACTAGGACATTTTACATAAAGGGTTTGAGCATTCACAGATATTGGTATTAGAGAGAAGCCTAAGAACAATCCCCCACATAAGCTCAGTCATATATAAGCTCAGTcagaacttaaaatataattattcttcAGGGTATTACACAAACTTACACCTATTTATTTTTCAACCTTAATTGTAGATTGCTTTTGTGTTTCTCAAGTAAGGCAGACAGATCATAAAGATGATGTGTGTCATTCCTACTGAGAATTGCACAAAACATTATCAAGATCAGAACATCCCAATCACTCGTGGGATAGTcaggaaaaatcaaaattatttttcctaaagaCCCATGATAGCCTCTTTCCAACTTTtttcagtacaaaacaaaactatgacTCTTCGATTTCCAGTTACATCACTTAACTAATCACAAAAGTGAAGAGTAAGCATACAACTTCTCATGGTACCCTCAAATTTATAAAGGTTCTAAGTATCAAGACTAGAACACCATATTCACTATTCATGTATTTCAAGAAAGAATGccagggctaggattgtggctcagtggtacagcacttgcctaacatgtatgaggcactgggttcgatcctcagcaccacataaaaaataaagatatggtggtcatctataactaaaaaaattattttaaaaaagaatgccaaagatgggctggggttgtagctctgtggtagagtgcttgcctagcacaggcattgggtttgatcctcagcatcatataaaaataaataaataaaagatttgtgttcatctacaactgaaaaattatattataaaaaatgccAAAGATATGATTTTGTGAACACTTTCTACATAAATCTTACAGAACAAACAACAATGTTAACTACATAATTTTCAGGGAGCaaattttgacttaaaaaaataagtgacttCCAAAGTCAACCTAAACTACAGCCactaaaaacacacaaacatcAGACAGGCACTCtattataaagaaaaactatACAGACTTAATACAAACTAACTGATCACATAACTCAGTAAAAGAACAGTTTTGAGGCAGAACTGTTTTTAGGTAGCTGAGATACTATGATAAGCAAAGCCTTTGTAAAATTTTAACAGCACTGAATGAAAATCATCCCACAATATTTAGggcatttccttccattttccaaaTCAATGCTTAATTAAGTGTGTTCAGAGATTCAAATGTCCTGAACTTATTCAAAAATGGAGATTCCTAAGTCTGACTTTGAATTTCTTTCTGACTCAGTAAATCTGGAGTTGGGCTCAAGAATTTGAAAGTTTCTACTTCCTAACACTTGAAAACTACTGCCTGTGGCAAaggacaaaaacagaaaagatagcATGCTCCTGGTGATGCAGGATTCATTATGTGCAATTATTGCACTATGCTGTAATATGATGATCTCAGAGGTTAGTGAAGTCCTCAAGCTGAGTTCCTACACACCTTGTTTtccacctctctccctccctcctagtCCTGTGTGTCACCTTTGAGAAGGCATTCATGCCCCCATTTTAAATCACACAGTCTGTAAGTTTACAGAGACCAGAATTTTGTCTAGAGTAATCATAAAATGGATCCAAATGAGGGCACCGGAGGCCTCAATAAGAGCCCAATACGTTCAATAGGCCATGCTCTTTGTGATGGCTATTGTGGTGGCTCAGATACCTTTCCTGGTAAACTCCTTAATCCTACACCATGTCCCACAGTGTCCACCACCCAGGAGACATCCTTACTATTCGTTGAATGATGAATGACCAGGTCAGTAGAACTGCACAATGCCTTACACAGTCTTTCACTCTGGGAAAAGCCCGATTATCAGTAGCTACTTACACTAACAAACTGAATGTCATCTTCGTTTTCATCCGTTGTTGATTCAGATGCCTCAGGCCCAGCTGGAGGGGCAGATTCTATTATCTACAAAAATAAGCCAAAACATGCTTATCTATTCAGCCACACACTTGTAGGGAGAGATTTTTCCAAAAAGGACGATTGAGACAAAAGCTTGGACGGAAACTGAGCACAAACGCACGCAAACGCCACGAAGAACTGAGTCGAGGGAGCTCGGTTTTGCTAAGGCGTCGTGCAGCTGTAGTGAATGGCCCTCGAAAAGGAGTGACCAGCGCTCAGAAGGTCCCCACCTACTCCAGGAGCAGGGATGCAAGCTCGCTACCCAAGGGCAATCCTGACTTCAGCCGTCGCTGGGTTCCCGGGGCAGAGCGGCGGCAGCAGGAATTCGGGGCCAGTTCAGGGGCCGGGGGCGGCCGGGCCGCCATTGTTGCCGCAGGTTCCCGGGGCACGCAAGCAGCAGGCCCGAAGGCCCCGCTCCGCCCTAGATGCTGAGGCGCAGCGCCCCGAGGCTGCGGCCGAGCACAGGCCTCAACCCACCAATCTCGAAACCCTCCGCGGTTCGGCTCCCAGAACGCGAAGGCCCAAGGCTCTGCTACTCACCTCCGACCCTGGGTCTCCCATTTCTCCAACGGCTTGACAGCACCACCACTACTGCTGTCCCTGCCGCCGCCGCGACTTCCCTTCCCACCTTGCACCGCCTCAAGGCACCACCACTTGCCACAGCGTTATCTCTAACGGGAACTCTGGTCAAGTGCAACCAGGTGCAAAACCGCCAGAGAAGGAGGAGCGGCCCTCCCTGACCCGCTATCTCCGGAGCCTCTGGCTCTCCTTCCCCGCACCTCGCAGGATGCTGGGAATTGTAGTTAAGCCAGACACAGAGCCTCCCTGCGCGTGGGCGCTGAGTGGGAAAGGACCTTGGGCTTCTGCGCTTGCGCCCCGCTCTTTGCTGTTCCTCTCAGAGGGAATGGCTGAGGGGTTGGTGGGggtgttttgtcttgtttttacgGACATATTTGGTCTATATAAAGATAAATGTGATTAAAGTACTTCTTCGTTGTTTGTTCAGATATTGCCTTAGCAAAGTTATGGCCCACCTTTTTCAATATTACCACAAAATTTTAGTAAatagatgaaatatttatgaaaacaaattttaactgagaacattcttttaaaacttgtttCCCCCCTATCCTTAATAGCCTAGGGCCACTTCTAGTTGATAATTCTGTAGCTCCAGAAATCACCTTTGAGATTTTGATGATGACTTACAATGAGCAAGCTCATACAACTGAGGAACTATGGGACATCTCACCATTCAAAGGATAAGACAGCATGATTATAAGATTTTAAGAAAGTGTAGAAATAGGTGAAATAGAAATGaggcaaatttatttatttatttatttatttatttatttatttatttatttattttagttatacattggcacgatatctttatttttgtttacttatttttatgtggtgctaaggatcgaacccagtgggcCTCACATTTGTgggacaagcgctctgccactgagccacaaccccagcctgaatgAGGCAGTGTTTTAATAGATTCAATTTGATTAGGACTGTGTGCAAAAGGTTTGATGTTGTGTATGGACTGCAAAGTGGCCCAAGATCTTGTTAACTTGAAAACTACAAACCTAAAACAGGGAATGTTGAACTCAGAAATTCCCTACGTGTATCCCGTGCACTAGCTTTGAAATATGAAGTTGGATCTCTATGTCAGAGTGATGTAGCTTCTCCAGCCAAGAGACAGGCTCACTTTTGTCTTTCTGATAAATTTTCAAACAACAAAGTTTTTGGTAGTCTATGATTTTAGAGAACATATTTTCTCAGTAAGAGTGAAGTAGTTCCTAGTCATCTTGATTCTTTATAAGTGCAGTAt
Above is a genomic segment from Urocitellus parryii isolate mUroPar1 chromosome 8, mUroPar1.hap1, whole genome shotgun sequence containing:
- the Kiaa1586 gene encoding E3 SUMO-protein ligase KIAA1586 homolog isoform X1 → MGDPGSEIIESAPPAGPEASESTTDENEDDIQFVSEGLSRPVLEYIDLVCGDDEESNMHHSDVLFPKMPKRQGDILHFLNVKKAKTDTESNDRNKNHCGLSKSKEPNLECIEQPIIEQKPSCSSKEEIDNLMLPDCWNEKQAFMFTEQYKWLEIKEGKLGCKDCSTVRHLGSKAEKHVHVSKEWISYLVTPNGSNKTTRQASLRKKIREHDISKAHGKIQDLLKESVNDSISNIVPKQNNKNIDATVKVFNTVYSLVKHNRPLSDIEGAIELQEKNGEVNCLNTRYSATRIAEHIAKEMKMKIFKNIIEEKAKICIIIDEASTVSKKSTLVIYLQCAIQSAPAPVTLFVALKELVSTTAEYILNTLLTTLNDYGFTNEYLKANLIAFCSDGANLILGRKSGIGTKLLEKFPEIIMWNCLNHRLQLSLDDSVSEIKQVNHFKIFLDKIYSLYHQPNTNQTKLLGSVAKDLEIEIIKIGRVMGPRWAACSLQAATAVWRAYPVLYMHFSNSYSGLAERLANTNFLQDLALMIDILEEFSLLSTALQSRSTNIQKAQKLIKRTIRSLENLKIDTGKYESQVEDLIKSEKFRDIPFSKNNKFNALPRNMLLENIIQHMNLRLFSDRNHDESIFNYFDLLEPSTWPYEEMTLPWTAGEKKLSHLCEILKYKIDLNDFQEFINNNIKSDNVSIPTTIQKAKKIVSTIAVNNAEAERGFSLMNIICTRVRNSLTIDHISDLMTINLLGKELADWDATPFVKSWSNCNHRLATDTRVRQKSTKVFYEN
- the Kiaa1586 gene encoding E3 SUMO-protein ligase KIAA1586 homolog isoform X2 — its product is MGDPGSEIIESAPPAGPEASESTTDENEDDIQFVSVLFPKMPKRQGDILHFLNVKKAKTDTESNDRNKNHCGLSKSKEPNLECIEQPIIEQKPSCSSKEEIDNLMLPDCWNEKQAFMFTEQYKWLEIKEGKLGCKDCSTVRHLGSKAEKHVHVSKEWISYLVTPNGSNKTTRQASLRKKIREHDISKAHGKIQDLLKESVNDSISNIVPKQNNKNIDATVKVFNTVYSLVKHNRPLSDIEGAIELQEKNGEVNCLNTRYSATRIAEHIAKEMKMKIFKNIIEEKAKICIIIDEASTVSKKSTLVIYLQCAIQSAPAPVTLFVALKELVSTTAEYILNTLLTTLNDYGFTNEYLKANLIAFCSDGANLILGRKSGIGTKLLEKFPEIIMWNCLNHRLQLSLDDSVSEIKQVNHFKIFLDKIYSLYHQPNTNQTKLLGSVAKDLEIEIIKIGRVMGPRWAACSLQAATAVWRAYPVLYMHFSNSYSGLAERLANTNFLQDLALMIDILEEFSLLSTALQSRSTNIQKAQKLIKRTIRSLENLKIDTGKYESQVEDLIKSEKFRDIPFSKNNKFNALPRNMLLENIIQHMNLRLFSDRNHDESIFNYFDLLEPSTWPYEEMTLPWTAGEKKLSHLCEILKYKIDLNDFQEFINNNIKSDNVSIPTTIQKAKKIVSTIAVNNAEAERGFSLMNIICTRVRNSLTIDHISDLMTINLLGKELADWDATPFVKSWSNCNHRLATDTRVRQKSTKVFYEN
- the Kiaa1586 gene encoding E3 SUMO-protein ligase KIAA1586 homolog isoform X3, whose amino-acid sequence is MNIKVLFPKMPKRQGDILHFLNVKKAKTDTESNDRNKNHCGLSKSKEPNLECIEQPIIEQKPSCSSKEEIDNLMLPDCWNEKQAFMFTEQYKWLEIKEGKLGCKDCSTVRHLGSKAEKHVHVSKEWISYLVTPNGSNKTTRQASLRKKIREHDISKAHGKIQDLLKESVNDSISNIVPKQNNKNIDATVKVFNTVYSLVKHNRPLSDIEGAIELQEKNGEVNCLNTRYSATRIAEHIAKEMKMKIFKNIIEEKAKICIIIDEASTVSKKSTLVIYLQCAIQSAPAPVTLFVALKELVSTTAEYILNTLLTTLNDYGFTNEYLKANLIAFCSDGANLILGRKSGIGTKLLEKFPEIIMWNCLNHRLQLSLDDSVSEIKQVNHFKIFLDKIYSLYHQPNTNQTKLLGSVAKDLEIEIIKIGRVMGPRWAACSLQAATAVWRAYPVLYMHFSNSYSGLAERLANTNFLQDLALMIDILEEFSLLSTALQSRSTNIQKAQKLIKRTIRSLENLKIDTGKYESQVEDLIKSEKFRDIPFSKNNKFNALPRNMLLENIIQHMNLRLFSDRNHDESIFNYFDLLEPSTWPYEEMTLPWTAGEKKLSHLCEILKYKIDLNDFQEFINNNIKSDNVSIPTTIQKAKKIVSTIAVNNAEAERGFSLMNIICTRVRNSLTIDHISDLMTINLLGKELADWDATPFVKSWSNCNHRLATDTRVRQKSTKVFYEN